A segment of the Georgenia sp. M64 genome:
CCGGTGGTCCGGGTGGTGGCTCCCCCGAGCCGCGCTGGTCTCCGCCGCCGTCTTCCTGCTGGTCCTGGGGGCGGTCAACCCCGAGGCGTGGGTGGCGCGCCAGAACATCGAGCGGTTCGAGGCGACCGGCAAGGTCGACGTCGACTACCTCGCCTCGCTCGGCCCGGACGCGACGCCCGTCGTCCTCGAGGGGCTGCCGGCGGGTCTGGCGGCCTGCGTGGTGGAGCGGCAGTCGCCACCCGACGCGGACGACCCCCTGTCGTGGAACCTCGGCCGGACCCGCGCCGCCGAGGCCCTGGAGGCCGCGCCGGCGGACGCCCGCTGCCCCTGACCGGGCGGACGGGGGGCCCGCGGCCGGCGCGACGGCGAGGGGTACCGCACCGGCCCCCGTCGGGCTACGGTGCGGGAACGGCCGGACCCGCGCAGCGCGACGGCGTCGCGGCCACCCCGTGACCCCCAGCGAGGAGCAGCCCCATGGGACGCATCGCCGTCAACCTGTTCACCACCCTCGACGGCTCGGCCGAGCACCCGGACCGGTGGCACGGCCCGTACTTCGACGAGGCCATGGGCCAGGCGGTCGACCGTCACACGAGCCGGTGCGAGGCCTACCTCATGGGCCGTGTCCTGTACGACCAGTGGTCCCGCTACTGGCCGGACAACGACAGCGACGACTTCGCCGACTTCATCAACCCGGTGCCCAAGTACGTCCTCTCCACCACCCTCACCGACCCGGGGTGGGCGGGCACGACGGTCGTGCGCAACCTCGGCCAGCTGCGCGAGCTGCGTGAGCGGACCCCGGGCACCATCGGCATGTCGGGGAGCCTGACGACGGTGCGCTCGCTCCTCGGCGCGGGGCTCCTCGACGAGCTCGACCTCCTCGTCGACCCGGTCGTCGTCCCGGGCGAGCGCCGCTGGACCGACGGCGTCGAGCACACCCCGCTCGAGCTCGTCTCCTCCGAGACCCTCCCGACAGGGGTGCTCCACCTCGTCTACCGGCCCACCCCACGCCAGGCACCGGCCACCGTCGCGGAGTAGACGGCCACCGTCGCGGAGCAGACTGCCGTCGTCGCGGAGCAGACGGCCGTCGTCGTGCGGTAGGCCGCCGCCCGTCCGCTACAGGCCCAGGGCCCGCTCGACGTACCGCAGCGCGACGGCGGGGTCGACGCCGAGGTGGCGCACCCGCTCGGCGTAGGCCGACGCGGCCTCCTGCGCCTGGCGACCGGCCGCGTCGCCCTGGGCGCTGACGAAGGAGCCGTGACGGCCCCGGGTCTCGATGAACCCGTCCGACTCGAGCTCGCGGTAGGCCCGGGCGACGGTGTTCGTGGCGAGGGCCAGCTCCGCCGCGAGGGTGCGCACGGTCGGCAGGCGCGTACCCGCGGCGAGGGCGCCGGAGGTGATGTCCGCGGCGAGGCGCGTGCGCAGCTGCTCGAACGGCGGCACGTCGGAGGCGGGGTCGATGACGACGTCCATGGGGCGAGTCAAGCACGCACGCGATGGCGCACCACCACGTGCGTGACCACGCCGACGGCGAGCAGGACCCCGCCGAACGCCCACACCCGGGCCGACTGCTGGGTGAGCAGGACGGCGCAGGAGACCAGCGCCAGCACCGGCAGCACGACCGGGGTGCGGAAGTGCTCGTGCTCCACCCGGTCGCGGCGCAGCACGAGCACGGCCAGGTTGGTGCTGATGAAGACCAGGAGCAGCAGCATCACCACCGTCTCGGCGAGCACCGCGAGGTCGCCCACGAGGGTCAGCGCGACGGCGATCGCCGTGGTCACCACGATCGCCACCCACGGCGTCCGGCGGTGGGGCAGGACCCGGGTGAGCGGGGCGGGGAGGAGCCCCTCGTCGGCCATCCCGTAGGCCAGGCGGCTGGCCATGATCATCGTCAGCAGGGCGCCGTTCGCGACGGCGACCAGCGCGATCGCGCTGAAGGCCCACGCGGGCACGCCGACGCCGGTCGCCTCGACGACGTCGAGCAGCGGGCTGGAGGAGCCGGCGAGCTCGCCCGGCTCCATGATGACGGCCGAGCCGATCCCGACGAGGGCGTAGACGACCCCCGCGACGAGCAGCGCACCGAAGAGGGCGCGGGGGTAGACCCGGCTGACGTCCTGGACCTCCTCGGCGACGTTGGCCGAGACCTCGAACCCGACGAAGGAGTAGAAGGCGATGAGCGCCCCGCCGAGCACGGCCGCCCCTGCGGAGACCCCTGGTGGGGTCTGGAGGATGCGGCCCGCGTCGCCCTGGCCCCCGCCGACGGCCACGGCGACGGCGACGATCACCAGGACCAGGCCCGAGACCTCGACGACCGTCATCACCACGTTGGAGCGGACGGACTCCTTGATACCGCGCGCGTTGAGCAGCGCGAGGAGCACGAGGAACACCGGGGCCGCGACGACCGCCGGGACGTCGACGAAGGTGGCGAGGTAGTCGCCCGCGAAGGCGATCGAGAGGCCCGCGGCGCTCGTCACACCGGCGGCCAGCATCGAGAAGCCGACGAGGTAGGAGACGAGGGGTCGCCGGAAGGCCCGCTGGGCGAAGACCGCCGCTCCCCCGGCCCGCGGGTACTTCGTCACGAGCTCGGCGTAGCTGGCGGCGGTGAGCATCGCCATCGCCAGCGCAAGGAGCAGCGGCGCCCACATGGTGCCGCCCGACTCCTCCGCCAGGACCCCCACCAGGGCGTAGATGCCGGCGCCGAGGACGTCCCCGAGGATGAACAGGAACAGCAGGGGCGGGGTGATGCCCCGCCGGAGGCGTGAGGGCGCCGCGGTGTCGGTGGCCATCGGGCAAGCGTGGGGCCGCCGTCCGGGCCGGGCAACCGGGGCGACGCGGTGCGGCCGGAGGTCCACCCCGCACAGCGTGGCTCAGCGCGGCGTGGCTCAGCGCGGCGTGGCTCGGCGCGGCGACGAGCCCACCTGCCGCGCCCCGCGCAGCGGCTGGATCTCCGGGAACGACCAGAGCCGGTCGGGCAGCGGCCGGACGAGGCGGACCCGCGGCTCCTCGGCCCGCACGACGTGCCGGGCCAGGTGGTCCACGACGTGCTCGGTGACGTCGACGACGTCGGCCGTACCTGGCCCGTCGGCCGCACCACCCGAACCGCGGGCCCGGGCGCCCGCCCGGCCCAGCACCGTCACGTCACCGCCGTCGATGCCCCCCACCTTGTCCGGCACCTTGGGGTACCAGTACCCGGCAAGGGTGTAGCGGGCGCCGGGCTCGAGGTCCGCCCAGTCGCCGTCGCCGCGGCGGACCTGCACCGCCGAGATGCGCGAGCCCTTGTCGGCGTAGACGTCCAGGGCGTAGCGCACGCCGGCGTACGCGTGGACCCAGCCACCGGTCCAGCGGAAGGGGTCGGGGTTGAAGGTTCCGTCGGCCGAGCCCTCCAGGGACTGCCGGAGCTGCTCGCCGGTGACGGTCGTCCGGGCGAGCTGCGCCCCCACCGGGAGGTAGTGGTAGAGGTCCTCGAGCCGGATCGGCCCGGGCGCGACGTGGGTGCCGTACCGGAAGCCGCGCAGGTGGCCCACGTCGGTCCCGGCCACCTCGCGGATGGCGGCCGAGAGGAAGTCGTGCGAGGTGCCCTCGACCGCGGCCGGGTACCCGTCCCCGCAGAAGCCCGACCGGTGCAGACCCACCTCGGTCCGGCCGATGACGTCGTCGATCGGCCGGTCGAGCACCGCGCCGTTGAGGGGGTTGACGTGGGTGCGGAACGCCGCCCCGGCGAGGAAGGGCGCACGCACCTCCTCCACCAGCCGCGCCACGTCGGGGTCCGGCTCCGTCCCGGCGTCGACGGTGTGGAGGCGGTAGCGGTGGCCCGTGACCCGCCCGCCCTCGACCGTGAGGTCCAGCCGGGCCAGGCGGGTCCCGTCCTGACCGACCTCGGAGACCAGCGCTCCGGTGGACGTCACGACGCACTCGCGGGTCTCCTCGTGCATGTCGGAGGAGAGGACGACGTCGATGCCGGGGTTCGTCTCGGCGATGAGGACGTTCTTGGCCAGGCCGAACTCCGAGACGAGGACGACGAGGTCGGCACCCTCGTCCTCCCGCAGCGTGCGCACGTGCGCCGGGACCTCGTGGGCGTCGTCGGTGAACTCGATGCCCTCGGTCACCCACGGACCGAGGGCGTTGATGGCCCGCTCGCTCGACAGCCCCACCACACCCACCCGCAGGCCGGCCACCTCGGTCACGAGGTACGGCGGCAGGAGGAGGTCGCGGGTGCCGGCGTGGTAGGCGTTGGCGGCGACGGCGCCCCACCGGGTCCCTGACGGACCGGAGCCGGTGCCGGGCCCGAACAGCTCGAGGAAGCGCTCCTTGCCGTAGAGGTAGTCCCAGTTGCCCGGGGCGAAGAGGTCCACGCCCAGGCGGTCGACGACGTCGACGAGCGCCTGCCCCCGGGTGAAGAGGGCCTCCGCGCTGCCCTGGATGGTGTCGCCGGTGTTGGCGAGCAGGGTGGCGGGTCGCTCGGCACGGATCCGCGCGAGAAGCGCGGCGAGGTGGGCGAGGCCACCCTCGGCCCGGCCGGTGCCGTCGCCGCGGAGGTTCGGGCGCGGCACGAGGTGTCCGTGGAGGTCGCCGACGTGGACGATGGTCAGCTCGGCCATGAGAGGTCCTCTCCTCGCGTACCCCGCCGGGTATCGGCGGCGCGTCGAGCGTAGGCAGAGGAGCGGGCCGGTGCACCGCGAACGCCCGTCAGCGGTGGCCGGGCCGCCGTGGACCTCGGCGGGCGGAGCCGCCCCGGCGGGGCCCGCCACCGGTCGGCCCGCCGCCCGACTGCCGGCCACCACCCGACTGCCGGCCCCCGCCCGTCTGCCGGCCCGACTGCCGGCCACTGCCCGACTGCCGGCCACCGGCCGGCGTGGCGCTGCTCTCCCCCGCCTCCGGTGCGCCCGCACCCCGCGAGCTGCGCTCGGTGCGGCCGCGGACGACGCCGACGAACTCCTCGATGCGCGGGTCGTCGTCACCCTCGCGCCAGGCAAGCCCGATCCGGGAGCCGGCCACGCCGGTCACCGGCCGGTGGACGACGTCCTTGCGGTGGTGGAGCCGGGCGAGCGACATCGGGACCACCACGACGCCCGCGCCCGAGGCGACCACCTCGACGGCATCCCTCAGGCTCATCGCGGGGACGGGCACCCGGGTGCCGTCGCGGACCTCGTCGGCCACCGCCCGCCACTCCGGGACCTCGTCGGCGTCCTGGAGCAGGTGCTCACCGGCGAGGTCGGCGACGTCGACCTCGTCGAAGGCCACGACCGGGTGGTCCCTGGCGACGACGACGACCGGCACCTCCTCGTAGAGCGGGATGACGTGCAGCCCGGCGCGGTCCACCGGCAGTCGCACGAAGCACATGTCCGCGGTGCCCTCACGCAGGCACCTGGTCTGGTCGGCCACGTCCACGGGGCCGGCGTCCAGGTCGGCGCCGGGCCGCCGCCGGGCCCACGTGCGCAGCCACCTGTCCGGGCTCACACCCGGGACGAACCGGATGCGGAAGGCCTGCGTCATCCCCGGTCCCCCGATCGCCTGGCCGCCGGAGCGGCGACGTCGCCAGGCTAGCGGCACCGCGGTCCGGCCCCCACCGCCTACGCTTGCCAGCCATGAGCACCCCGAAGCCGCAGACCATGAAGCCCCAGACGGCCGCCCGCAAGCTCGGCGTCCTGCTCTCGGCGACGCCGGAGGAGTTCCGGGCCGGGGTGGTCAGCCGCGACGAGCTCAACGCGCTACAGGCCGACCCGCCGGCGTGGCTCGCCGACCTGCGGCGCAACGGCCCGCACCCGCGTCAGGAGGTCGCCCGGCGCCTGGGGGTCTCGACGTCGGGGCTCTCGCGCGGCGGCGTCGAGGAGCCGCTGACCACCGAGGAGATCAAGTCCCTGCTCGACGAGATGCCGGTCTGGCTCCAGCGCGAGCGCGCCACCCAGGCGGACGTCCGGGCCGAGGAGGCCCGGCTCCGCTCCCGCGACCGCGCCCGGCGCTCCGACGACGACGACGCGCCCCGCTAGCCCGACGACGCGCCCGTCACCGGACCACGCGCCGGTAGCCGCACGACGGGCCCGGCATCTGCACCTGGCTCACCCGAGCTCCTGCCAGGCGAAGACCCCGAGAGCCACGTCGATGGCCACCCCGGCGAGGAACCACGGGCTGAACGTCAGGGCGATGAGCACGAGCGACGTCACGCTCCCCGCCACGGTGACGCCGGGCCACCAGGGGGCGCCGACGATCCCGCCGACGCCGGCGGCCACGAACAGCGTCGCCGCCAGCGCGGCGAGCCCCACGGCGAGCGCCCGGACGTTCCCGAGCGCCACCGAGCGACCGGGGTCGTAGGGCAGCTCCTCGCCGTTCGGGACCCACACCGCGAGGTGGAGCAGTCCGTGGGCGACGAGGAACGCCCCGAGCAGCCAGCCCATCAGTGGCCCTCGCCCGCCCGGTCGCGCTCACGCACGGTCGCGGCCGCCGCCCAGGCCACGACCGCCAGCCACGGCAGCGCCCAGCTCCACAGCCCCATCGCCAGCAGCCCCGCCTTGAAGGCCGCGATGCCGCCGAGCCCCACCACGCGACGGCGCGGGTCCGCCGAGAGCGCCAGGGCACCCACGGCGGCCTCGTACCCCACCCCGACCGCCGTCGCCCACACCCGCGGGTGTGCGCCCATCGTCCGGCCCCACAGGTCCTGGAGGGCGTCGACCTGCCAGGGGCTCAGGTCGGCGAACCAGGTGCCGAGCTCGGCGTAGACCCCGGGCCGGGCCACGAGGAGCACGGTGTTGAGGCCGGCACCCGTGAGCATCATCCCCCCCGCGACCCGCGCCACCCGCCGAGCCGCGAGGCTCCCCGTGCCGCTGCGGGCTGGTGGGCCCCCGCGGTGCATCATCGCTGCCTCCCCCGCGCCGTCGCGGGCCCGTCCCGCGGGCGTGGTCACCCACCGTCCTACCGCCGCCGCCCCGGCCGTCGCGAGAGACCAAGGTCCGGCGGCTACTCCGGCGGCTACTCCCGGGCGCCCCGCGGCCGGTGCCCGCTGACGATGGAGACCCGGTTGTAGGCGTTGATGGTGATGGCGATCCAGACGACGAGGGACAGCCGCTGCTCCCCCAGGACCGTCCGGACCCGGTCGTAGGTCTCGTCGTCGAGGTGCCCGCCCGCCGTCACCGCCTCGGCCACCTCGAGGGCGGCCTGCTCCACGTCGTCGAACAGCCCGCTCTCGCGCCAGGCCGGGAGGACCCCGAGGCGCTGGACGTCCTCCCCGGCCTCGAGCGCCTGACGGACGTGCAGGTCCAGGCACTGGGCGCAGCCGTTGATCTGGGACGAGCGCACGTTGACCAGCTCCATGAGCCGGCGGCCGACCCCCTGCCGCTCGGCGGCCATCCGCACCTGGACGACCGTGCCCGCGAGCGCCTTGGCGATGTTGGGGTGCTCCTTGTCGACCTGGACCCTCACGACGTCGCCAGGCCCTTGACGGCGGCCCGCTCGTCCTCGCTCGGCTCGTCGACGACGTCGGCCCAGCTGCCCGAGCGGCGGGCGAGGCGCTCGACGTACGGGCACACGGGCACGGCCCGCAGCCCCTCCTCACGGGTGGCGTCCAGGGCGTGACCGACGAGGCGCCCCGCCAGTCCCTGCCCGCCGTACTCCTCCCCCACCTCGGTGTGGAAGAAGATCCGACGGCCGTCCCGGTCGACGAAGAGGGCGCGGCCGGCGGCGTCGCCGTCGACGGCGATCTCGAAGCGGTCGTGGCTCCTGGTGATGGTCTCCATGGCCCCATGGAACACGACGACGGCGCGAGACGCTGCGCCGGGCGCACGCCGGGTGTGCAATGGGGGCGGGAGGACAGCGTGGACTGGCTGGCGGCACCGGACTACGACGTGGCGCGGACCGTGCTGCAGCGCGGGATCGCCGGCGTCTACCTCGTCGCCTTCGTCGCCGTCTGGCACCAGTTCCCGGCTCTCCTTGG
Coding sequences within it:
- a CDS encoding dihydrofolate reductase family protein, producing the protein MGRIAVNLFTTLDGSAEHPDRWHGPYFDEAMGQAVDRHTSRCEAYLMGRVLYDQWSRYWPDNDSDDFADFINPVPKYVLSTTLTDPGWAGTTVVRNLGQLRELRERTPGTIGMSGSLTTVRSLLGAGLLDELDLLVDPVVVPGERRWTDGVEHTPLELVSSETLPTGVLHLVYRPTPRQAPATVAE
- a CDS encoding GntR family transcriptional regulator → MDVVIDPASDVPPFEQLRTRLAADITSGALAAGTRLPTVRTLAAELALATNTVARAYRELESDGFIETRGRHGSFVSAQGDAAGRQAQEAASAYAERVRHLGVDPAVALRYVERALGL
- a CDS encoding APC family permease, with product MATDTAAPSRLRRGITPPLLFLFILGDVLGAGIYALVGVLAEESGGTMWAPLLLALAMAMLTAASYAELVTKYPRAGGAAVFAQRAFRRPLVSYLVGFSMLAAGVTSAAGLSIAFAGDYLATFVDVPAVVAAPVFLVLLALLNARGIKESVRSNVVMTVVEVSGLVLVIVAVAVAVGGGQGDAGRILQTPPGVSAGAAVLGGALIAFYSFVGFEVSANVAEEVQDVSRVYPRALFGALLVAGVVYALVGIGSAVIMEPGELAGSSSPLLDVVEATGVGVPAWAFSAIALVAVANGALLTMIMASRLAYGMADEGLLPAPLTRVLPHRRTPWVAIVVTTAIAVALTLVGDLAVLAETVVMLLLLVFISTNLAVLVLRRDRVEHEHFRTPVVLPVLALVSCAVLLTQQSARVWAFGGVLLAVGVVTHVVVRHRVRA
- a CDS encoding bifunctional metallophosphatase/5'-nucleotidase, with the translated sequence MAELTIVHVGDLHGHLVPRPNLRGDGTGRAEGGLAHLAALLARIRAERPATLLANTGDTIQGSAEALFTRGQALVDVVDRLGVDLFAPGNWDYLYGKERFLELFGPGTGSGPSGTRWGAVAANAYHAGTRDLLLPPYLVTEVAGLRVGVVGLSSERAINALGPWVTEGIEFTDDAHEVPAHVRTLREDEGADLVVLVSEFGLAKNVLIAETNPGIDVVLSSDMHEETRECVVTSTGALVSEVGQDGTRLARLDLTVEGGRVTGHRYRLHTVDAGTEPDPDVARLVEEVRAPFLAGAAFRTHVNPLNGAVLDRPIDDVIGRTEVGLHRSGFCGDGYPAAVEGTSHDFLSAAIREVAGTDVGHLRGFRYGTHVAPGPIRLEDLYHYLPVGAQLARTTVTGEQLRQSLEGSADGTFNPDPFRWTGGWVHAYAGVRYALDVYADKGSRISAVQVRRGDGDWADLEPGARYTLAGYWYPKVPDKVGGIDGGDVTVLGRAGARARGSGGAADGPGTADVVDVTEHVVDHLARHVVRAEEPRVRLVRPLPDRLWSFPEIQPLRGARQVGSSPRRATPR
- a CDS encoding LysR substrate-binding domain-containing protein → MTQAFRIRFVPGVSPDRWLRTWARRRPGADLDAGPVDVADQTRCLREGTADMCFVRLPVDRAGLHVIPLYEEVPVVVVARDHPVVAFDEVDVADLAGEHLLQDADEVPEWRAVADEVRDGTRVPVPAMSLRDAVEVVASGAGVVVVPMSLARLHHRKDVVHRPVTGVAGSRIGLAWREGDDDPRIEEFVGVVRGRTERSSRGAGAPEAGESSATPAGGRQSGSGRQSGRQTGGGRQSGGGRQSGGGPTGGGPRRGGSARRGPRRPGHR
- a CDS encoding DUF5997 family protein → MSTPKPQTMKPQTAARKLGVLLSATPEEFRAGVVSRDELNALQADPPAWLADLRRNGPHPRQEVARRLGVSTSGLSRGGVEEPLTTEEIKSLLDEMPVWLQRERATQADVRAEEARLRSRDRARRSDDDDAPR
- a CDS encoding carboxymuconolactone decarboxylase family protein; translation: MRVQVDKEHPNIAKALAGTVVQVRMAAERQGVGRRLMELVNVRSSQINGCAQCLDLHVRQALEAGEDVQRLGVLPAWRESGLFDDVEQAALEVAEAVTAGGHLDDETYDRVRTVLGEQRLSLVVWIAITINAYNRVSIVSGHRPRGARE
- a CDS encoding GNAT family N-acetyltransferase; its protein translation is METITRSHDRFEIAVDGDAAGRALFVDRDGRRIFFHTEVGEEYGGQGLAGRLVGHALDATREEGLRAVPVCPYVERLARRSGSWADVVDEPSEDERAAVKGLATS